One part of the Raphanus sativus cultivar WK10039 chromosome 7, ASM80110v3, whole genome shotgun sequence genome encodes these proteins:
- the LOC108814685 gene encoding uncharacterized protein LOC108814685 isoform X3 — protein sequence MALDDVKPSNRKTNPGVRVVGGRIYHSSNGKCCHQCRQKTLDIVASCKAIKKEKQCAISYCHKCLLNRYGEKAEEVGALADWRCPKCRGICNCSLCRKKRGQSPTGILTHIAKASGLSSVSKLLEVEGDDKFSYQKKKPKLENVSSGDVIAKDSNKAAGKIKNGFPKAKLEDAFVEDVVAKENSKATGKIKKVSNKTKTGFPKAKPEDASTEDVAKENKKVAGKIKKALNKTKNGFPKAEPEDASVAGTYVAKENNKAAGKIKKAKVTNKVKEEEIQIEAKLPNGISLTNVSGIDIPIEETGNVLQFLEFCSAFGKALDLKQGHAKSIVAAIFGSGRNTRRQQYCSVIPMMIQLMQLISHDRDMSLSLSATDSTWFSSLGECLLQSGVLSDVFRPETFKSGVSEYKKMDASTRLKLLNFLCDESLCTLKMRNFIEDKSKESETKEREAKEKAAAAKEKEKQQRQKIQGDLIKAHMEKNGAPLSIEEHHKVLAQIKAEAKEAHGEMLKATSRKRQRCDAVRTDPILLNDDGLALWKLKCFEEEPKFLLQDLGTFDDLSPDEKWLAFKPEQKQEIEKYISSNRMKMMLAQKNANVEIN from the exons ATGGCTCTGGATGACGTGAAACCTTCCAATCGCAAAACGAACCCGGGCGTTCGAGTCGTCGGTGGAAGAATCTACCACTCTAGTAACGGCAAATGCTGTCACCAG TGTCGACAGAAGACGCTAGACATTGTTGCCTCCTGCAAAGCCATTAAGAAGGAGAAACAATGTGCCATTAGCTATTGTCATAAGTGCTTACTTAACAG GTATGGTGAAAAGGCAGAAGAGGTGGGCGCCTTGGCTGATTGGCGTTGTCCTAAGTGCAGAGGCATCTGCAACTGTAGTCTCTGCAG GAAGAAACGAGGGCAAAGTCCAACAGGGATATTGACACACATAGCTAAAGCAAGTGGGCTATCATCAGTCTCTAAGCTTCTAGAGGTTGAGGGTGATGATAAGTTTTCTTATCAGAAGAAAAAGCCTAAGCTG GAGAATGTTTCCAGTGGAG ATGTTATTGCCAAGGATAGCAACAAAGCGGCGGGCAAGATCAAGAACGGCTTCCCAAAGGCAAAGCTG GAGGATGCTTTTGTTGAAG ATGTTGTTGCCAAGGAGAACAGCAAAGCGACGGGCAAGATCAAGAAAGTCTCGAATAAGACCAAAACCGGCTTTCCAAAGGCAAAACCG GAAGATGCTTCCACTGAAG ATGTTGCCAAGGAAAACAAGAAAGTTGCAGGCAAGATCAAGAAAGCTTTGAATAAGACCAAAAATGGCTTTCCAAAGGCAGAACCG GAGGATGCTTCGGTTGCAGGTACAT ATGTTGCCAAGGAGAACAACAAAGCGGCTGGCAAGATCAAGAAAGCCAAAGTCACTAACAAAGTGAAAGAGGAGGAGATTCAGATTGAGGCTAAACTTCCTAATGGTATAAGCTTGACTAACGTCTCAGGCATTGACATACCCATTGAAGAAACTGGAAATGTATTGCAGTTTCTTGAGTTTTGTTCAGCCTTTGGAAAG GCTCTTGATTTGAAGCAAGGACATGCTAAGTCAATAGTTGCTGCTATTTTTGGAAGTGGGCGTAACACAAGGAGACAACAATATTGCTCTGTTATACCGATGATGATCCAGTTGATGCAATTAATATCACATGATAGAGATAT GTCTTTGTCTCTAAGTGCAACAGATAGCACTTGGTTCAGTTCTCTTGGAGAGTGCCTATTGCAGTCAGGAGTTCTGAGTGATGTTTTCCGACCTGAAACTTTCAAATCCGGTGTCTCAGAGTATAAGAAAATGGATGCATCAACAAGGCTCAAGCTTCTCAACTTCTTATGTGATGAATCACTTTGCACATT gaAAATGAGAAATTTCATTGAGGACAAAAGTAAGGAGTCTGAAACCAAGGAAAGGGAAGCAAAAGAAAAGGCTGCAGCTGCAAAGGAAAAG gAGAAACAACAGAGGCAGAAGATTCAAGGTGATCTTATCAAAGCCCATATGGAAAAAAACGGAGCTCCATTGTCCATTGAAGAGCATCACAAAGTTTTGGCTCAAATAAAAGCTGAAGCTAAAGAAGCTCATGGCGAGATGCTGAAGGCAACTTCTAGAA AGAGGCAACGATGTGATGCTGTTAGAACTGACCCGATCCTTTTGAATGATGATGGTCTTGCTCTCTGGAAACTCAAGTGCTTTGAGGAAGAACCAAAGTTTTTGCTTCAAG ATCTAGGAACCTTTGATGATTTATCTCCAGATGAAAAATGGTTAGCTTTCAAGCCTGAGCAGAAACAAGAGATAGAGAAGTATATCTCTTCTAATAG GATGAAAATGATGCTAGCACAAAAGAATGCAAATGTGGAAATCAATTAA
- the LOC108814685 gene encoding uncharacterized protein LOC108814685 isoform X2: MALDDVKPSNRKTNPGVRVVGGRIYHSSNGKCCHQCRQKTLDIVASCKAIKKEKQCAISYCHKCLLNRYGEKAEEVGALADWRCPKCRGICNCSLCRKKRGQSPTGILTHIAKASGLSSVSKLLEVEGDDKFSYQKKKPKLENVSSGDVIAKDSNKAAGKIKNGFPKAKLEDAFVEDVVAKENNKATGKIKKVSNKTKTGFPKAKLEDASVEDVVAKENSKATGKIKKVSNKTKTGFPKAKPEDASTEDVAKENKKVAGKIKKALNKTKNGFPKAEPEDASVADVAKENNKAAGKIKKAKVTNKVKEEEIQIEAKLPNGISLTNVSGIDIPIEETGNVLQFLEFCSAFGKALDLKQGHAKSIVAAIFGSGRNTRRQQYCSVIPMMIQLMQLISHDRDMSLSLSATDSTWFSSLGECLLQSGVLSDVFRPETFKSGVSEYKKMDASTRLKLLNFLCDESLCTLKMRNFIEDKSKESETKEREAKEKAAAAKEKEKQQRQKIQGDLIKAHMEKNGAPLSIEEHHKVLAQIKAEAKEAHGEMLKATSRKRQRCDAVRTDPILLNDDGLALWKLKCFEEEPKFLLQDLGTFDDLSPDEKWLAFKPEQKQEIEKYISSNRMKMMLAQKNANVEIN; encoded by the exons ATGGCTCTGGATGACGTGAAACCTTCCAATCGCAAAACGAACCCGGGCGTTCGAGTCGTCGGTGGAAGAATCTACCACTCTAGTAACGGCAAATGCTGTCACCAG TGTCGACAGAAGACGCTAGACATTGTTGCCTCCTGCAAAGCCATTAAGAAGGAGAAACAATGTGCCATTAGCTATTGTCATAAGTGCTTACTTAACAG GTATGGTGAAAAGGCAGAAGAGGTGGGCGCCTTGGCTGATTGGCGTTGTCCTAAGTGCAGAGGCATCTGCAACTGTAGTCTCTGCAG GAAGAAACGAGGGCAAAGTCCAACAGGGATATTGACACACATAGCTAAAGCAAGTGGGCTATCATCAGTCTCTAAGCTTCTAGAGGTTGAGGGTGATGATAAGTTTTCTTATCAGAAGAAAAAGCCTAAGCTG GAGAATGTTTCCAGTGGAG ATGTTATTGCCAAGGATAGCAACAAAGCGGCGGGCAAGATCAAGAACGGCTTCCCAAAGGCAAAGCTG GAGGATGCTTTTGTTGAAG ATGTTGTTGCCAAGGAGAACAACAAAGCGACGGGCAAGATAAAAAAAGTCTCGAATAAGACCAAAACTGGCTTTCCAAAAGCAAAACTG GAGGATGCTTCCGTTGAAG ATGTTGTTGCCAAGGAGAACAGCAAAGCGACGGGCAAGATCAAGAAAGTCTCGAATAAGACCAAAACCGGCTTTCCAAAGGCAAAACCG GAAGATGCTTCCACTGAAG ATGTTGCCAAGGAAAACAAGAAAGTTGCAGGCAAGATCAAGAAAGCTTTGAATAAGACCAAAAATGGCTTTCCAAAGGCAGAACCG GAGGATGCTTCGGTTGCAG ATGTTGCCAAGGAGAACAACAAAGCGGCTGGCAAGATCAAGAAAGCCAAAGTCACTAACAAAGTGAAAGAGGAGGAGATTCAGATTGAGGCTAAACTTCCTAATGGTATAAGCTTGACTAACGTCTCAGGCATTGACATACCCATTGAAGAAACTGGAAATGTATTGCAGTTTCTTGAGTTTTGTTCAGCCTTTGGAAAG GCTCTTGATTTGAAGCAAGGACATGCTAAGTCAATAGTTGCTGCTATTTTTGGAAGTGGGCGTAACACAAGGAGACAACAATATTGCTCTGTTATACCGATGATGATCCAGTTGATGCAATTAATATCACATGATAGAGATAT GTCTTTGTCTCTAAGTGCAACAGATAGCACTTGGTTCAGTTCTCTTGGAGAGTGCCTATTGCAGTCAGGAGTTCTGAGTGATGTTTTCCGACCTGAAACTTTCAAATCCGGTGTCTCAGAGTATAAGAAAATGGATGCATCAACAAGGCTCAAGCTTCTCAACTTCTTATGTGATGAATCACTTTGCACATT gaAAATGAGAAATTTCATTGAGGACAAAAGTAAGGAGTCTGAAACCAAGGAAAGGGAAGCAAAAGAAAAGGCTGCAGCTGCAAAGGAAAAG gAGAAACAACAGAGGCAGAAGATTCAAGGTGATCTTATCAAAGCCCATATGGAAAAAAACGGAGCTCCATTGTCCATTGAAGAGCATCACAAAGTTTTGGCTCAAATAAAAGCTGAAGCTAAAGAAGCTCATGGCGAGATGCTGAAGGCAACTTCTAGAA AGAGGCAACGATGTGATGCTGTTAGAACTGACCCGATCCTTTTGAATGATGATGGTCTTGCTCTCTGGAAACTCAAGTGCTTTGAGGAAGAACCAAAGTTTTTGCTTCAAG ATCTAGGAACCTTTGATGATTTATCTCCAGATGAAAAATGGTTAGCTTTCAAGCCTGAGCAGAAACAAGAGATAGAGAAGTATATCTCTTCTAATAG GATGAAAATGATGCTAGCACAAAAGAATGCAAATGTGGAAATCAATTAA
- the LOC108814685 gene encoding uncharacterized protein LOC108814685 isoform X1: MALDDVKPSNRKTNPGVRVVGGRIYHSSNGKCCHQCRQKTLDIVASCKAIKKEKQCAISYCHKCLLNRYGEKAEEVGALADWRCPKCRGICNCSLCRKKRGQSPTGILTHIAKASGLSSVSKLLEVEGDDKFSYQKKKPKLENVSSGDVIAKDSNKAAGKIKNGFPKAKLEDAFVEDVVAKENNKATGKIKKVSNKTKTGFPKAKLEDASVEDVVAKENSKATGKIKKVSNKTKTGFPKAKPEDASTEDVAKENKKVAGKIKKALNKTKNGFPKAEPEDASVAGTYVAKENNKAAGKIKKAKVTNKVKEEEIQIEAKLPNGISLTNVSGIDIPIEETGNVLQFLEFCSAFGKALDLKQGHAKSIVAAIFGSGRNTRRQQYCSVIPMMIQLMQLISHDRDMSLSLSATDSTWFSSLGECLLQSGVLSDVFRPETFKSGVSEYKKMDASTRLKLLNFLCDESLCTLKMRNFIEDKSKESETKEREAKEKAAAAKEKEKQQRQKIQGDLIKAHMEKNGAPLSIEEHHKVLAQIKAEAKEAHGEMLKATSRKRQRCDAVRTDPILLNDDGLALWKLKCFEEEPKFLLQDLGTFDDLSPDEKWLAFKPEQKQEIEKYISSNRMKMMLAQKNANVEIN; this comes from the exons ATGGCTCTGGATGACGTGAAACCTTCCAATCGCAAAACGAACCCGGGCGTTCGAGTCGTCGGTGGAAGAATCTACCACTCTAGTAACGGCAAATGCTGTCACCAG TGTCGACAGAAGACGCTAGACATTGTTGCCTCCTGCAAAGCCATTAAGAAGGAGAAACAATGTGCCATTAGCTATTGTCATAAGTGCTTACTTAACAG GTATGGTGAAAAGGCAGAAGAGGTGGGCGCCTTGGCTGATTGGCGTTGTCCTAAGTGCAGAGGCATCTGCAACTGTAGTCTCTGCAG GAAGAAACGAGGGCAAAGTCCAACAGGGATATTGACACACATAGCTAAAGCAAGTGGGCTATCATCAGTCTCTAAGCTTCTAGAGGTTGAGGGTGATGATAAGTTTTCTTATCAGAAGAAAAAGCCTAAGCTG GAGAATGTTTCCAGTGGAG ATGTTATTGCCAAGGATAGCAACAAAGCGGCGGGCAAGATCAAGAACGGCTTCCCAAAGGCAAAGCTG GAGGATGCTTTTGTTGAAG ATGTTGTTGCCAAGGAGAACAACAAAGCGACGGGCAAGATAAAAAAAGTCTCGAATAAGACCAAAACTGGCTTTCCAAAAGCAAAACTG GAGGATGCTTCCGTTGAAG ATGTTGTTGCCAAGGAGAACAGCAAAGCGACGGGCAAGATCAAGAAAGTCTCGAATAAGACCAAAACCGGCTTTCCAAAGGCAAAACCG GAAGATGCTTCCACTGAAG ATGTTGCCAAGGAAAACAAGAAAGTTGCAGGCAAGATCAAGAAAGCTTTGAATAAGACCAAAAATGGCTTTCCAAAGGCAGAACCG GAGGATGCTTCGGTTGCAGGTACAT ATGTTGCCAAGGAGAACAACAAAGCGGCTGGCAAGATCAAGAAAGCCAAAGTCACTAACAAAGTGAAAGAGGAGGAGATTCAGATTGAGGCTAAACTTCCTAATGGTATAAGCTTGACTAACGTCTCAGGCATTGACATACCCATTGAAGAAACTGGAAATGTATTGCAGTTTCTTGAGTTTTGTTCAGCCTTTGGAAAG GCTCTTGATTTGAAGCAAGGACATGCTAAGTCAATAGTTGCTGCTATTTTTGGAAGTGGGCGTAACACAAGGAGACAACAATATTGCTCTGTTATACCGATGATGATCCAGTTGATGCAATTAATATCACATGATAGAGATAT GTCTTTGTCTCTAAGTGCAACAGATAGCACTTGGTTCAGTTCTCTTGGAGAGTGCCTATTGCAGTCAGGAGTTCTGAGTGATGTTTTCCGACCTGAAACTTTCAAATCCGGTGTCTCAGAGTATAAGAAAATGGATGCATCAACAAGGCTCAAGCTTCTCAACTTCTTATGTGATGAATCACTTTGCACATT gaAAATGAGAAATTTCATTGAGGACAAAAGTAAGGAGTCTGAAACCAAGGAAAGGGAAGCAAAAGAAAAGGCTGCAGCTGCAAAGGAAAAG gAGAAACAACAGAGGCAGAAGATTCAAGGTGATCTTATCAAAGCCCATATGGAAAAAAACGGAGCTCCATTGTCCATTGAAGAGCATCACAAAGTTTTGGCTCAAATAAAAGCTGAAGCTAAAGAAGCTCATGGCGAGATGCTGAAGGCAACTTCTAGAA AGAGGCAACGATGTGATGCTGTTAGAACTGACCCGATCCTTTTGAATGATGATGGTCTTGCTCTCTGGAAACTCAAGTGCTTTGAGGAAGAACCAAAGTTTTTGCTTCAAG ATCTAGGAACCTTTGATGATTTATCTCCAGATGAAAAATGGTTAGCTTTCAAGCCTGAGCAGAAACAAGAGATAGAGAAGTATATCTCTTCTAATAG GATGAAAATGATGCTAGCACAAAAGAATGCAAATGTGGAAATCAATTAA